From a single Nissabacter sp. SGAir0207 genomic region:
- the yrbN gene encoding protein YrbN yields the protein MTENFLDELRRLAAISHEARVHDY from the coding sequence ATGACTGAAAATTTTCTCGACGAGTTACGTAGACTGGCCGCCATCTCTCATGAGGCACGTGTACATGACTACTGA
- a CDS encoding DEAD/DEAH family ATP-dependent RNA helicase, which produces MTTEFETSFADLGLSAPILTALTEMGYEKPSPIQAECIPHLLNGRDVLGMAQTGSGKTAAFSLPLLHNVKAELKAPQVLVLAPTRELAVQVAEACTEFSKHMHGVNVVALYGGQRYDVQLRALRQGPQIVVGTPGRLLDHLKRGTLDLSNLSGLVLDEADEMLRMGFIEDVETIMAQIPAEHQTALFSATMPEAIRRITRRFMQEPQEVRIQSSVTTRPDISQSYWSVYGMRKNEALVRFLEAEDFDAAIIFVRTKNATLEVAEALERSGYNSAALNGDMNQALREQTLERLKDGRLDILIATDVAARGLDVERISLVVNYDIPMDSESYVHRIGRTGRAGRAGRALLFVENRERRLLRNIERTMKLTIPEVELPNAELLGERRLAKFAAKVQQQLESSDLDMYRALLAKLQPEEELDIETLAAALLKMAQGERPLILPPDPVFKPRQRREFNDRDDRRGDRPDRGDRRDARDGDRPRRERREVGDMELYRIEVGRDDGVEVRHIVGAIANEGDISSRYIGNIKLFATHSTIELPKGMPGDLLSHFTRTRILNKPLNMQLLGDAQPRERRERREGGAGERREGGRGGRTFSGERREGGRGRPFNGERREGGERRPAGNRDGQRAPRRFGDA; this is translated from the coding sequence ATGACTACTGAGTTTGAAACCTCTTTTGCTGACCTGGGGCTTTCCGCTCCTATCCTTACCGCTCTGACTGAAATGGGTTACGAAAAACCCTCTCCGATTCAGGCGGAATGTATCCCACATCTGCTGAACGGCCGTGACGTACTGGGTATGGCACAGACCGGCAGTGGTAAAACCGCCGCGTTCTCGCTGCCGCTTCTGCACAATGTCAAAGCGGAGCTGAAAGCGCCACAGGTGCTGGTACTGGCACCGACCCGTGAACTGGCTGTTCAGGTTGCTGAAGCCTGCACCGAGTTCTCCAAACACATGCACGGCGTCAACGTGGTTGCCCTGTACGGCGGCCAGCGTTATGACGTACAGCTGCGCGCACTGCGTCAAGGCCCACAGATTGTGGTCGGTACGCCGGGCCGTCTGCTGGACCACCTGAAGCGTGGCACCCTGGACCTCTCTAACCTGAGCGGTCTGGTACTGGACGAAGCTGATGAAATGCTGCGTATGGGCTTCATCGAAGACGTCGAAACCATCATGGCGCAGATCCCGGCTGAACATCAGACCGCGCTGTTCTCCGCGACCATGCCGGAAGCGATCCGTCGCATTACCCGTCGCTTCATGCAGGAGCCGCAGGAAGTGCGTATCCAGTCCAGCGTGACGACTCGCCCGGACATCAGCCAGAGCTACTGGTCTGTCTACGGTATGCGCAAAAACGAAGCGCTGGTGCGTTTCCTGGAAGCAGAAGACTTTGATGCGGCGATCATCTTCGTACGCACCAAAAACGCGACCCTGGAAGTGGCTGAAGCGCTGGAGCGCAGCGGTTACAACAGCGCCGCGCTGAACGGCGACATGAACCAGGCGCTGCGTGAGCAGACCCTGGAGCGCCTGAAAGATGGCCGCCTGGACATCCTGATCGCAACCGACGTAGCGGCCCGTGGCCTCGACGTTGAGCGCATCAGCCTGGTGGTAAACTACGATATTCCGATGGATTCTGAATCCTACGTGCACCGTATCGGCCGTACTGGTCGTGCAGGCCGTGCAGGCCGCGCGCTGCTGTTCGTTGAGAACCGCGAGCGTCGTCTGCTGCGCAATATCGAGCGCACCATGAAGCTGACCATTCCAGAAGTAGAACTGCCAAACGCAGAACTGCTGGGTGAACGCCGTCTGGCCAAGTTTGCCGCTAAAGTACAGCAGCAGCTGGAGAGCAGCGATCTGGACATGTACCGCGCGCTGCTGGCTAAGCTGCAACCGGAAGAAGAGCTGGACATCGAAACCCTGGCTGCCGCGCTGCTGAAGATGGCACAGGGCGAGCGTCCGCTGATTCTGCCGCCGGACCCGGTATTCAAACCGCGTCAGCGTCGTGAGTTCAACGATCGTGACGATCGTCGTGGTGACCGTCCGGATCGTGGCGATCGCCGTGATGCACGCGATGGCGACCGTCCGCGTCGTGAGCGTCGTGAAGTGGGCGATATGGAGCTGTATCGCATTGAAGTGGGTCGTGATGATGGCGTTGAAGTGCGTCACATCGTTGGCGCGATCGCCAACGAAGGCGACATCAGCAGCCGTTACATTGGTAACATCAAGCTGTTCGCAACCCACTCCACCATCGAGCTGCCGAAAGGTATGCCGGGCGATCTGCTGTCGCACTTCACCCGCACTCGTATCCTGAACAAGCCGCTGAACATGCAGCTGTTGGGTGATGCGCAGCCGCGTGAACGCCGTGAGCGTCGCGAAGGCGGCGCTGGTGAGCGTCGTGAAGGCGGCCGTGGTGGTCGTACTTTCAGCGGTGAACGCCGTGAAGGTGGTCGTGGTCGTCCGTTCAACGGTGAACGCCGTGAAGGTGGCGAGCGCCGCCCAGCGGGCAACCGTGACGGCCAGCGCGCCCCGCGTCGTTTCGGTGATGCGTAA
- a CDS encoding luciferase-like monooxygenase, whose amino-acid sequence MSIQQTTPSEIVPISVLDLAPVPQGKRPADAFRHSLDLAQHAEKWGYQRYWLAEHHNMTGIASAATSVLIGHLAAGTQTIRLGSGGVMLPNHSPLVIAEQFGTLATLYPDRIDLGLGRAPGTDQRTMIALRRHLSGEVDNFPQDVQELQFYFGDAQPNQPVQAVPGQGLHVPIWLLGSSLYSAQLAAALGLPFAFASHFAPDMLYQALAVYRSNYKPSERWPTPYAMVCVNVIAADTQEEAQRMFTSNQQQFINLRRGHPGPLPPPVDDINSLWSPAEHFGVEQSLRMSVVGDQQGVRHGLQALLRETEADELMINGQIFDHQARLRSFEIVAQVHPDLVKESRIR is encoded by the coding sequence ATGTCCATACAACAGACGACACCTTCCGAAATTGTCCCGATTTCGGTACTGGATCTGGCTCCGGTGCCGCAAGGCAAACGCCCGGCGGATGCCTTCCGCCACTCGCTCGATCTGGCACAACATGCGGAAAAGTGGGGCTATCAGCGCTATTGGCTGGCTGAACACCACAACATGACCGGCATCGCCAGTGCTGCCACCTCCGTGCTGATCGGCCACCTCGCCGCTGGCACCCAGACCATCCGTCTCGGGTCGGGCGGCGTAATGCTGCCGAACCACTCCCCGCTGGTAATTGCCGAGCAGTTTGGTACCCTCGCCACCCTCTACCCGGATCGCATTGATCTGGGACTGGGCCGTGCGCCGGGTACCGATCAGCGCACCATGATCGCCCTGCGTCGCCATCTCTCCGGTGAGGTGGACAACTTCCCGCAGGATGTGCAGGAGTTGCAATTCTACTTTGGCGATGCCCAGCCGAACCAGCCGGTGCAGGCCGTGCCGGGTCAGGGCCTACATGTGCCCATCTGGTTGCTTGGCTCCAGCCTCTATAGCGCCCAGTTGGCGGCGGCGCTTGGCCTGCCATTTGCCTTTGCCTCCCACTTCGCGCCCGACATGCTCTATCAGGCACTGGCGGTCTACCGTAGCAACTACAAGCCATCTGAACGTTGGCCTACGCCCTACGCGATGGTCTGCGTCAACGTGATTGCCGCCGATACCCAAGAGGAGGCACAGCGCATGTTCACCTCCAACCAGCAGCAGTTTATCAACCTGCGCCGTGGGCACCCCGGCCCCCTGCCGCCGCCGGTTGATGACATCAACAGCCTCTGGTCACCGGCTGAACACTTTGGTGTGGAGCAGTCGCTGCGGATGTCGGTGGTGGGTGATCAACAGGGCGTCCGTCATGGCCTGCAAGCGCTGCTGCGTGAGACAGAGGCGGATGAGTTGATGATCAATGGCCAGATTTTTGACCATCAGGCTCGCCTGCGCTCCTTTGAGATCGTGGCGCAGGTGCACCCGGATTTGGTGAAAGAGAGCCGCATCCGTTAA
- a CDS encoding U32 family peptidase: protein MKYALGAIQYYWPKGTVEAFYQAAADSSADILYLGETVCSKRREMKVGDWLALAKALAAVGKQVVLSTLTLVQAPSELTELKRYVENGEFLLEANDLAAVNMAAERHLPFVAGHALNCYNAYTLRLLHRQGMVRWVMPVELSRQWLAALLTQCDELGIRGAFEVEVMGYGHLPLAYSARCFTARSENRAKDQCETCCIHYPTGRTVLSQEQQQVFVLNGIQTQSGYCYNLVNDLPGMADCVDIVRLSPASTQDLAKLEQFRANEQGAARQTLPAGVDCNGYWHRVPGLVLRQ from the coding sequence ATGAAATACGCATTGGGTGCCATCCAGTACTACTGGCCAAAAGGCACGGTTGAGGCTTTTTATCAGGCGGCGGCGGACAGCAGCGCTGACATCCTCTATTTAGGGGAGACGGTGTGCAGCAAGCGGCGGGAGATGAAGGTGGGCGACTGGCTGGCGCTGGCAAAGGCATTGGCGGCGGTTGGCAAGCAGGTGGTGCTCTCTACCCTGACACTGGTGCAGGCCCCCTCTGAGCTGACAGAGTTGAAACGCTATGTGGAGAACGGTGAGTTTTTGCTGGAGGCCAACGATCTGGCGGCGGTGAACATGGCGGCGGAGCGCCACCTGCCCTTTGTCGCCGGCCATGCATTGAATTGCTACAACGCCTATACCCTGCGCCTGCTGCACCGTCAGGGCATGGTGCGCTGGGTCATGCCGGTCGAGCTATCACGGCAGTGGTTGGCCGCGCTGTTAACGCAGTGCGACGAACTGGGCATCCGCGGCGCGTTTGAGGTGGAGGTGATGGGTTATGGCCACCTGCCGCTGGCCTATTCGGCGCGCTGCTTTACTGCCCGCTCGGAGAACCGCGCCAAGGATCAGTGTGAAACTTGCTGCATCCACTACCCGACCGGGCGCACGGTACTGTCTCAAGAGCAGCAGCAGGTATTCGTGCTCAACGGCATCCAGACGCAGAGCGGCTACTGTTATAACCTGGTGAACGATCTGCCGGGCATGGCTGATTGTGTGGACATCGTGCGCCTCTCTCCCGCCTCCACGCAGGATCTGGCGAAGCTGGAGCAGTTCCGCGCCAATGAGCAGGGTGCGGCCAGACAGACACTGCCAGCAGGCGTGGACTGCAACGGTTACTGGCACCGCGTGCCGGGCCTGGTACTGCGCCAATAG
- a CDS encoding peptidase U32 family protein has protein sequence MELLCPAGNLPALKAALENGADAVYVGLKDDTNARHFAGLNFTEKKLQEAAMLVHRRQRKLHVAINTFAHPDGFARWQRAVDMAAQSGADALILSDLAMLEYAAARYPQLERHVSVQASATNEQAIAFYQRHFAVSRVVLPRVLSMHQVNQLARSSPVPLEVFAFGSLCIMAEGRCYLSSYLTGESPNTVGACSPARFVRWQQTPQGMEARLNDVLIDRYGPQQNAGYPTLCKGRYRVGDSCYHALEEPASLNTLALLPQLLAANIASVKIEGRQRSPAYVSSVTRIWRQAIDRCKAAPETFTPQPAWMEALGALSEGTQTTLGAYHRKWQ, from the coding sequence ATGGAACTGCTCTGCCCTGCTGGCAATTTGCCAGCCTTGAAAGCTGCGCTGGAGAATGGCGCGGATGCCGTGTATGTCGGCCTGAAGGATGACACCAACGCCCGGCACTTCGCCGGCCTGAACTTTACCGAGAAGAAGCTGCAGGAGGCGGCGATGCTGGTTCACCGCCGCCAGCGTAAGCTGCATGTCGCCATCAATACCTTTGCCCATCCCGATGGCTTTGCGCGCTGGCAGCGGGCCGTGGATATGGCGGCGCAGTCGGGCGCGGATGCCTTGATCCTGTCTGACCTGGCGATGCTGGAGTATGCTGCGGCGCGTTATCCGCAGTTGGAGCGCCATGTCTCGGTGCAGGCTTCCGCCACCAATGAGCAGGCCATCGCGTTTTACCAGCGCCACTTTGCCGTCAGCCGCGTGGTGCTGCCACGGGTGCTCTCCATGCATCAAGTCAACCAGTTGGCTCGCAGCAGCCCGGTGCCGCTGGAGGTCTTCGCCTTTGGCAGCCTCTGCATCATGGCCGAGGGGCGCTGTTATCTCTCCTCCTACCTGACGGGTGAATCCCCCAACACCGTGGGTGCCTGCTCCCCGGCGCGCTTTGTGCGCTGGCAACAGACGCCACAGGGCATGGAGGCACGGCTGAATGATGTGCTGATTGACCGCTACGGCCCGCAGCAAAATGCTGGCTATCCGACGCTCTGCAAGGGGCGCTACCGGGTGGGCGACAGCTGTTACCATGCGCTGGAAGAGCCAGCCAGCCTCAACACGCTGGCCCTGCTGCCGCAACTGCTGGCCGCCAATATTGCTTCCGTGAAGATCGAGGGGCGCCAACGCAGCCCAGCGTATGTCAGCAGTGTTACCCGCATCTGGCGGCAGGCGATTGATCGCTGCAAGGCCGCGCCAGAGACCTTTACCCCGCAGCCCGCCTGGATGGAAGCACTGGGCGCGCTGTCAGAGGGAACCCAGACCACGCTGGGTGCCTATCACCGCAAATGGCAGTAA
- a CDS encoding SCP2 domain-containing protein codes for MLEQLRSRLVRRGPSLLRMPLAITPFAVQRQLLLSLLNVQFRQALAEGELGFLEARWLEVEVRDLGLRWYITLAEGQLVVSEQADADVRFSADANDLILVAARRCDPDTLFFQRRLSIEGDTELGLYVKNLIDAIDLDTLPSALRRGLVQLADFIEAGLREGAVTDHRAVNIC; via the coding sequence GTGTTGGAGCAACTACGCTCGCGCCTTGTGCGCCGGGGGCCATCGTTACTGCGGATGCCGTTAGCTATCACCCCGTTTGCTGTGCAACGGCAGCTGCTGCTGTCGCTGCTGAATGTGCAATTCCGGCAGGCACTGGCGGAGGGGGAGCTGGGCTTCCTGGAAGCGCGCTGGCTTGAGGTGGAGGTGCGGGATCTGGGACTGCGCTGGTATATCACCCTGGCGGAGGGGCAGCTGGTGGTCAGTGAACAGGCCGACGCCGATGTGCGTTTCAGCGCCGATGCCAACGATCTGATTCTGGTGGCTGCGCGCCGCTGCGATCCGGATACCCTGTTCTTCCAACGTCGCCTGAGCATTGAGGGTGACACGGAGCTGGGGCTGTATGTGAAAAACCTGATAGATGCCATCGATCTGGACACCCTGCCGTCGGCGCTGCGCCGTGGGTTGGTTCAGCTTGCCGATTTTATTGAAGCGGGATTACGAGAGGGCGCGGTGACCGATCACCGTGCGGTTAACATATGCTGA
- a CDS encoding GNAT family N-acetyltransferase translates to MLIRVEIPVDAAGIDSLLRRAFGRDDEADLVQELREDGLLTLGIVATDDEGGVVGYAAFSPVEVAGEDRQWVGLAPLAVDEASRGQGIATQLVYEGLDALNEFGYAAVVTLGDPALYGKLGFRPAAAYQLHCPWQSAEAAFQIYPLAEHALEGVSGLINYAPPFNRF, encoded by the coding sequence ATGCTGATTCGAGTAGAAATCCCGGTGGATGCCGCCGGTATCGATAGCCTGCTGCGTCGCGCCTTTGGCCGTGATGACGAGGCGGATTTGGTACAGGAGCTACGGGAAGATGGCTTGCTGACGCTGGGCATTGTCGCCACGGACGATGAGGGCGGCGTGGTGGGCTATGCGGCGTTCAGCCCAGTCGAAGTCGCGGGCGAAGACCGGCAGTGGGTCGGCCTGGCACCGTTGGCGGTGGACGAAGCCAGCCGTGGGCAGGGAATCGCCACCCAACTGGTCTATGAGGGGCTGGATGCGCTGAACGAATTCGGCTATGCCGCCGTGGTGACGCTGGGCGATCCGGCGCTGTATGGCAAACTGGGCTTCCGCCCGGCGGCGGCCTACCAGTTGCACTGCCCCTGGCAGAGCGCGGAAGCGGCCTTCCAGATCTACCCGTTGGCTGAGCACGCGCTGGAGGGCGTCAGCGGCTTAATCAACTACGCGCCGCCTTTTAACCGCTTCTGA
- a CDS encoding GIY-YIG nuclease family protein has product MTESTTAWHLYILRTAAGQLYTGITTDVARRLAQHQSGKGAKSLRGKGPLILEFHCLAGDRSAALKAEYRIKQLHRQQKERLVSDQPPDVVDYLLAYAPSVRSG; this is encoded by the coding sequence ATGACTGAATCCACCACTGCCTGGCATCTCTATATTTTGCGCACCGCCGCTGGCCAGCTCTATACAGGCATTACTACCGATGTGGCGCGCCGGCTGGCCCAGCACCAGAGCGGCAAGGGCGCCAAAAGCCTGCGCGGCAAGGGGCCGCTGATCCTGGAGTTTCACTGTCTGGCGGGCGATCGCTCGGCCGCGCTGAAAGCGGAGTACCGCATCAAGCAGTTGCATCGCCAGCAAAAAGAGAGGCTGGTCAGTGACCAGCCCCCAGATGTGGTGGATTATCTGCTGGCGTACGCGCCCAGCGTCAGAAGCGGTTAA
- a CDS encoding YhbP family protein: MNSPDERLAIEKFLKKYHVLTLCSVGEGDLWCANCFYVPEPGEMSLLLMTELRTRHGTLMAQHPHVSGTIAGQPKSVALIRGIQYAGRVSQLSGEAERAGRDRYCTRFPVAGKMPAPLWRLTLDEVKMTDNTLGFGKKLYWQRDTPT, from the coding sequence ATGAATTCGCCTGACGAGCGGTTAGCTATCGAAAAATTCCTGAAGAAATACCATGTCTTGACCCTGTGCAGCGTGGGTGAGGGGGATCTCTGGTGTGCCAACTGTTTCTATGTACCAGAGCCGGGTGAGATGTCGCTGCTGTTGATGACCGAATTGAGGACGCGCCACGGCACCCTGATGGCGCAGCACCCGCACGTCAGCGGCACCATCGCCGGCCAACCGAAAAGCGTCGCGCTGATCCGGGGCATCCAATACGCCGGCCGTGTCAGCCAGTTGAGCGGCGAGGCCGAGCGGGCGGGGCGCGATCGCTACTGCACGCGTTTCCCAGTCGCGGGCAAGATGCCAGCCCCTCTCTGGCGGCTGACGCTGGATGAGGTAAAGATGACCGATAACACCCTTGGTTTTGGTAAAAAACTCTACTGGCAGCGCGATACCCCTACCTGA
- a CDS encoding fimbrial protein: MRKISFIAKTLLVPSCLLISSMAASAEDGTVTFTGNISDTTCIVTIADANGTGIGDYTVKLKDVSTTALAKAGERAGDTDFKFQLSGTNCTNGKYANVSFERALSQNIDGTTGNLKNHTAAGAAKNVQVGLSDESKNPIDLRQQITDATKGKQITNNTAEFTYWAQYVATGDAASAGSVHTDVVYSIIYQ; this comes from the coding sequence ATGAGAAAGATTAGTTTTATTGCCAAAACACTGCTGGTTCCCTCTTGCTTATTAATCAGCAGCATGGCGGCCAGTGCAGAAGATGGCACTGTTACCTTTACCGGTAATATCAGTGACACTACCTGTATCGTCACCATTGCCGACGCCAATGGCACTGGCATCGGTGACTACACCGTGAAGTTGAAAGATGTCAGCACCACTGCTCTGGCCAAAGCAGGGGAACGTGCTGGGGATACGGATTTCAAATTCCAGCTGAGCGGTACGAACTGCACCAACGGCAAATATGCCAACGTCTCATTCGAGCGTGCGTTGAGCCAAAATATCGACGGCACCACAGGTAACCTGAAAAACCACACGGCTGCCGGTGCGGCAAAAAATGTGCAGGTTGGTCTGAGCGATGAGTCCAAAAACCCAATTGACCTGCGTCAACAAATCACTGACGCCACCAAAGGTAAACAGATTACCAACAACACGGCAGAATTTACCTATTGGGCGCAGTACGTTGCCACAGGTGACGCGGCCAGTGCAGGCTCTGTCCACACCGATGTAGTTTACTCCATTATTTACCAATAA
- a CDS encoding molecular chaperone, translating to MTLKKLALVPLLLSFAFSSSASIQVLGTRVIFNAQQKEETVRINNVGTTPALVQIWLDSRADSKISDKEDLPFMINPPISRINVGKSKVFRIFQTDEAVNKYPQDRESALWVNILDVPPEGELDANKLNIAVRTRIKFFYRPAGLKGDAITAAESLTWSGRRVAKGYEFTAENNTPFHISIANYKLGDDASTQTAGGMIAPFSKKAFVVKSDKTVANPVLKYNYITDLGAYVAKEYRASM from the coding sequence ATGACTCTCAAAAAACTGGCTTTGGTGCCGCTATTACTTTCATTCGCCTTTTCTTCATCCGCCTCAATCCAGGTGTTGGGAACGCGCGTCATTTTTAATGCGCAACAGAAAGAAGAGACTGTGCGTATTAACAATGTTGGGACGACGCCCGCGCTGGTACAAATTTGGCTGGATAGCCGTGCCGATTCAAAGATTTCTGATAAAGAAGATCTGCCTTTCATGATTAACCCGCCCATTTCGCGGATTAATGTCGGCAAAAGCAAAGTGTTTCGCATTTTCCAGACTGATGAGGCCGTAAATAAATATCCACAGGACCGCGAGTCAGCGCTGTGGGTCAATATTCTGGACGTGCCGCCAGAAGGTGAATTAGACGCCAATAAGCTCAATATTGCCGTGCGGACGCGCATCAAGTTCTTTTACCGCCCCGCTGGGTTGAAAGGGGATGCCATTACCGCGGCTGAATCCCTGACGTGGAGTGGGCGTAGAGTGGCGAAAGGCTATGAATTTACTGCCGAAAACAATACGCCGTTCCATATCTCTATCGCCAATTACAAGTTAGGTGATGATGCCTCAACCCAAACGGCGGGCGGCATGATCGCGCCATTCAGTAAGAAAGCATTTGTCGTGAAATCCGATAAAACAGTCGCCAATCCGGTATTGAAATACAACTACATCACCGATCTGGGCGCATATGTGGCGAAGGAGTATCGGGCCTCGATGTAA